One region of Cuculus canorus isolate bCucCan1 chromosome 6, bCucCan1.pri, whole genome shotgun sequence genomic DNA includes:
- the LOC104058293 gene encoding caspase-8-like isoform X1: MALPRPRLLAVSEELDGAELAALKFLSLQHIPMRKLEKIQRAQDFFEALQEKGLIEAGDLSYLKELLYRISRIDLLEAQLGSSREEMERELRVPGRAKVSAYRYLLFQLSENITEDELNSFKFLLGKELPKCRLNPKAAMLDVFIEMEKKGILGEENLSNLKTLCANINVSLLKRIEEYELKFGDEEMIITEEQRGSTGGPEAHARWPVTSVAPDAPGSWNESSQLEVYKMTSRPRGVCLILNNHSFAKAREAVPELRHMKDRNGTDVDAAALRRVFSKLHFTIAEYKDLTAAEIRETVNIYKCEDHKDKDCFVCCILSHGKKGIIYGVDGQEVPIQELTTSFTGRNCRSLAGKPKVFFVQACQGDACQKGVTIETDSGEQDSCVETDARFQLDCIPTEADFLLGMATLQDYVSYRSTRQGTWYIQALCQHLEYSCPRGEDILTILTAVNREVSRKTCMPNAEKQMPQPSFTLRKKLIFPVN, encoded by the exons ATGGCGCTGCCCAGGCCACGGCTGCTGGCGGTCAGCGAGGAGCTGGACGGGGCCGAGCTGGCGGCGCTGAAGTTCCTCAGCCTGCAGCACATCCCCATGAGGAAGCTGGAAAAGATCCAGAGGGCTCAGGACTTCTTTGAGGCGCTGCAGGAGAAAGGCCTGATCGAGGCAGGAGACCTGTCCTACCTGAAGGAGCTGCTCTACCGCATCTCTCGGATTGACCTCTTGGAAGCTCAGCTGGGCTCCAGCcgagaggagatggagagggagcTCCGCGTCCCCGGCAGGGCAAAGGTGTCAGCCTACAG GTACCTGCTCTTTCAGCTGTCAGAGAACATCACTGAAGATGAGCTGAATTCTTTCAAGTTTCTTTTAGGGAAAGAATTACCAAAGTGCAGGCTAAACCCTAAGGCT GCAATGCTCGACGTTTTCAttgagatggagaagaaggggattttgggagaagagaacctAAGTAACCTGAAGACTCTCTGTGCAAACATTAACGTCAGCCTGTTGAAGAGAATTGAAGAATATGAATTAAAATTTg GTGACGAAGAGATGATCAtcacagaggagcagagaggcagtACAGGAGGCCCTGAAG CCCATGCCAGATGGCCGGTGACATCTGTGGCACCTGATGCGCCTGGCAGTTGGAATGAATCTTCCCAG CTTGAAGTTTACAAAATGACTAGCCGGCCCCGTGGAGTGTGCCTGATCCTGAATAATCACAGTTTTGCAAAAGCCAGGGAAGCAGTGCCGGAACTCAGACACATGAAGGATCGGAATGGGACGGATGTGGATGCAG CGGCTCTGAGAAGAGTCTTTAGCAAGCTTCATTTTACAATAGCAGAATACAAAGATCTCACTGCAGCAGAAATCCGTGAGACTGTGAACATCTACAAATGTGAAGACCACAAGGACAAAGactgttttgtttgctgtatCCTGTCTCATGGGAAAAAAGGCATTATATATGGTGTCGATGGGCAGGAAGTACCTATCCAGGAACTGACGACTTCTTTCACTGGACGGAATTGCCGCTCACTTGCTGGAAAACCGAAAGTGTTTTTCGTTCAGGCGTGCCAAGGTGATGCTTGCCAGAAGGGTGTGACCATCGAAACAGATTCTGGAGAGCAAGATTCTTGTGTAGAAACAGATGCAAGATTTCAGCTCGACTGCATCCCCACAGAGGCAGACTTCCTCTTGGGCATGGCTACCCTGCAAGATTATGTTTCCTACAGAAGCACAAGGCAGGGGACCTGGTACATACAGGCATTGTGCCAGCACTTGGAGTACAGCTGTCCTCG AGGAGAAGATATTCTCACCATCCTGACAGCAGTGAATCGAGAGGTGAGCAGAAAGACTTGCATGCCAAATGCAGAGAAGCAGATGCCACAGCCCAGTTTCACGCTGAGGAAAAAGCTCATCTTTCCGGTCAACTAA
- the LOC104058293 gene encoding caspase-8-like isoform X2 — MALPRPRLLAVSEELDGAELAALKFLSLQHIPMRKLEKIQRAQDFFEALQEKGLIEAGDLSYLKELLYRISRIDLLEAQLGSSREEMERELRVPGRAKVSAYRYLLFQLSENITEDELNSFKFLLGKELPKCRLNPKAAMLDVFIEMEKKGILGEENLSNLKTLCANINVSLLKRIEEYELKFGKMKQKGLFLIVILEVTHSDLYKMTSRPRGVCLILNNHSFAKAREAVPELRHMKDRNGTDVDAAALRRVFSKLHFTIAEYKDLTAAEIRETVNIYKCEDHKDKDCFVCCILSHGKKGIIYGVDGQEVPIQELTTSFTGRNCRSLAGKPKVFFVQACQGDACQKGVTIETDSGEQDSCVETDARFQLDCIPTEADFLLGMATLQDYVSYRSTRQGTWYIQALCQHLEYSCPRGEDILTILTAVNREVSRKTCMPNAEKQMPQPSFTLRKKLIFPVN; from the exons ATGGCGCTGCCCAGGCCACGGCTGCTGGCGGTCAGCGAGGAGCTGGACGGGGCCGAGCTGGCGGCGCTGAAGTTCCTCAGCCTGCAGCACATCCCCATGAGGAAGCTGGAAAAGATCCAGAGGGCTCAGGACTTCTTTGAGGCGCTGCAGGAGAAAGGCCTGATCGAGGCAGGAGACCTGTCCTACCTGAAGGAGCTGCTCTACCGCATCTCTCGGATTGACCTCTTGGAAGCTCAGCTGGGCTCCAGCcgagaggagatggagagggagcTCCGCGTCCCCGGCAGGGCAAAGGTGTCAGCCTACAG GTACCTGCTCTTTCAGCTGTCAGAGAACATCACTGAAGATGAGCTGAATTCTTTCAAGTTTCTTTTAGGGAAAGAATTACCAAAGTGCAGGCTAAACCCTAAGGCT GCAATGCTCGACGTTTTCAttgagatggagaagaaggggattttgggagaagagaacctAAGTAACCTGAAGACTCTCTGTGCAAACATTAACGTCAGCCTGTTGAAGAGAATTGAAGAATATGAATTAAAATTTggtaaaatgaaacaaaaaggcCTCTTTCTTATAGTTATCCTTGAAGTGACACATAGTGATC TTTACAAAATGACTAGCCGGCCCCGTGGAGTGTGCCTGATCCTGAATAATCACAGTTTTGCAAAAGCCAGGGAAGCAGTGCCGGAACTCAGACACATGAAGGATCGGAATGGGACGGATGTGGATGCAG CGGCTCTGAGAAGAGTCTTTAGCAAGCTTCATTTTACAATAGCAGAATACAAAGATCTCACTGCAGCAGAAATCCGTGAGACTGTGAACATCTACAAATGTGAAGACCACAAGGACAAAGactgttttgtttgctgtatCCTGTCTCATGGGAAAAAAGGCATTATATATGGTGTCGATGGGCAGGAAGTACCTATCCAGGAACTGACGACTTCTTTCACTGGACGGAATTGCCGCTCACTTGCTGGAAAACCGAAAGTGTTTTTCGTTCAGGCGTGCCAAGGTGATGCTTGCCAGAAGGGTGTGACCATCGAAACAGATTCTGGAGAGCAAGATTCTTGTGTAGAAACAGATGCAAGATTTCAGCTCGACTGCATCCCCACAGAGGCAGACTTCCTCTTGGGCATGGCTACCCTGCAAGATTATGTTTCCTACAGAAGCACAAGGCAGGGGACCTGGTACATACAGGCATTGTGCCAGCACTTGGAGTACAGCTGTCCTCG AGGAGAAGATATTCTCACCATCCTGACAGCAGTGAATCGAGAGGTGAGCAGAAAGACTTGCATGCCAAATGCAGAGAAGCAGATGCCACAGCCCAGTTTCACGCTGAGGAAAAAGCTCATCTTTCCGGTCAACTAA